A stretch of DNA from Dromaius novaehollandiae isolate bDroNov1 chromosome 35, bDroNov1.hap1, whole genome shotgun sequence:
CCCCTAGAGCCCCCTATGAATACTCCATGGGCCCCTGTAGATCCCCCATAGCCCCTAtgggcccctatagacccccttGTAGCCCCCTGTGGTCCCCCATGGGCCCCTATAGGTCCCCCACAGCCCCCTAtgggcccctatagacccccttGTAGCCCCCTGTGGTCCCCCATGGGCCCCTATAGGTCCCCCACAGCCCCCTATGGACCCCTTTGTAGCCTCCTATGGTCCCCATAGGCCCCTATAGGTCCCCACAGCCCCCTAtgggcccctatagacccccttGTAGCCCCCTGTGGTCCCACATGGGGCCCTATAGGTCCCCCACAGCCCCCTATAGACCCCTTTGTAGCCTCCTATGGTCCCCATAGGCCCCTATAGGTCCCCACAGCCCCCTATGGGCCCCTACAGACCCCCTTGTAGCCCCCTGTGGTCCCCCATGGGCTCCTATAGGTCCCCCACAGCCCCCTATAGACCCCTTTGTAGCCTCCTATGGTCCCCAtaggcccctatagccccccttGTAGCCCCCTAtgggcccctatagccccccttGTAGCCCCCTATGGTCCCCCATGGGCCCCTATAGGTCCCCCACAGCCCCCTAtgggcccctatagcccccttGTAGCCCCCTATGGGCCCCTATAGACGCTCCACAGCCCCCTAtgggcccctatagccccccatggccgcgggcggccccgccgggtCTCTGCCGCCCtctggcggccgcggcgccgcgcagcagccccgggcccggggtggggggggggagggaggcgcaTGCGCAGatcctgccgctgccgccgggagGGGCGGAGCCTCGCGCGCTCTGAGCCCCGCCCCCTCTGCggccaggccacgccccctcgccCGCGCAGCCcagcgcgcatgcgcggcgccgAGCCCTGGCTGGTCCagaggggcagcgcggggggggcccaggcgtccgggtggcccccccccccccacaccagggggcccaggcgtccgggtgacccccacccccgggggcccaggcgtccgggtgacccagggggcccaggcgtccgggtgatcCCAAccctggggggcccaggcatccgggtgacccccacccccgggggcccaggcgtccgggcgccgccCCCTCCCGCTTCTATTGAAACTGCGGCTTTTATTGAGGCGATACAAAACCCCCCGAGACGCCTTAAAACggccccaacccccccccccgccacccccccccccgcgcgggcccaggcgtccgggccgagccgccgggcgctgcgccggtgccgggggggatcccagtgctcccagtgctcccagtaccgcgcggggccccggcgctaGGAGTCgtagtcttcctcctcctcctcctcctcggcggcgccccggggggggccgggggcgggcggcagcccccccggcggcagcggcggtgcGAAGGGGGCCGGCGGGctgtggggggggcggggggggtcagcgggcccaggcgtccggaagagctgagccgcccccccccccaaaagggcccaggtgtccggggagttTCACCCCCCCccgaaagggcccaggcatccgggtgtccctgccccccccctgcaaggggcccaggcatctggggagTTTaatgcccccccaccccaaagggacccaggcatccgggtgtccctgctcctccccacccccccaaaggtgcccaggtgtccagggagtttaacccccccccgaggggcccaggcgtccgggcggcggtACCTGGCGAAGGGCAGGGGtcgcccgggggggggcggcgcctcCTCGTCCCCGTCGCTGTCGCTGTCTTCCGAGTCCTCCTGGGGCAgcgcgaggggcccaggcgtccgggggggcctgATCTCCccccggaggggcccaggcgtccgggggggtccGATTCCCCCatcggaggggcccaggcgtctgggggggtCCAATCGCCCCCCCGGAGGGCCCCAGGAGTCTGGGGGGGTCTGATCCCCCctccggaggggcccaggcatccgggaggggtcCAATCCCACCCCcagagggacccaggtgtctggggggtTCCGATCGCCCCcccagaggggcccaggagtctggGGGGGTCCGATCCCCCCTCTGGAgggtcccaggtgtccgggggagCCCAATTTCCACCCccgtgaggggcccaggcatccgggaggggctcCATCACCCACCCagaaggacccaggtgtccgggcacccAACaacgggggcccaggcgtccaggtgctccctcccccccaccccaacatggggcccaggcgtccgggcggcctcACCTCCTGCTCCGAGTCGGTGCCCGACTGTTTGGGGTCTTTGCTTTTGGCGCCGGGGCCCCCGTTCCTGCGGccggcgcccgggcggcggcccctgtgcgagggacccaggcgtccgggaggggcccaggtgtccgggcacccCCCACGCCCCCCGCACCCGCcccgggggacccaggcatccaggaggggcccaggcatccaggaggggcccaggcgtccgggtgctcccAGCGCTCCCTGCACCCACCCTGGGGGACCCAGGCGCCCgggacggggcccaggcgtccgggggggccccggcgtccggctcACCTGCGGGGGGGGCGCTCGCCCTCGGCGGCCCCCTCCTCGCCCTCGCCCTGCATGTCGGGCACCGCCGCCACCAAGTCCTTGAGGAAGTCGAACTGCTGCTCCAGCTCGATGCACTGCTTcctgcgggggcggggccgccatCAGGCCACGCCCCCAGGCCGGGCCACGCCCCCAGGCCAGGCCATACCCCCTGCCCAGGCTCCTCCCCCTCCACTCGGGCTCCACCCCCCACATGAGGCCCCACCCCCTCCTGGCACCCAGTCCCAGCTCCCCCTCCCACCcaggccaggccccgccccctcctggCTAAGCCCCACCCCCTGGCTAAGCTCCACCCATACAAGCCCCTCCCCTAAACTCCACCCCCTGGCTAAGCCCCACCCCTGAAGTAGGCTCCACCCACTTCCCTTCCCAACCAGGCCTGGGGCCCAACCAAGCCCTGCTCCCAATTAAGCCCCACCCCCTGCATAGGCTCCACCCCCAGTTAAGCCCCACCCCCTGGACAGGCCCCACCCCCTGGGCTAGGctccacccccttctcctcccaaccAGTCCTGGGGCCCCAGTTCCATCTAAGCCCCGCCCCTGATTAAGCCCCACCCCCTGGATAGGCCCCACCCCTTGGACAGGCCCCACCCCCTGCTTAAGCCCCACCCCCTCCCCTGCGTCCTCAGAGGCCCATAGGGAAACTGAGGCGCTGCagagcggggagggggcccaggcgtccggggaggggcccaggcgtccggggatccctcctccacccccccagGGATCCAGgcacgccccctccccccccccaggggccccggcgtccggggggctcACAGGTGGGAGGTGGTCATGGTCTTGGCGTTGCGCGCCTGCGTGACGTGGCAGGCCTTGCGCAGCAGCGACTCCAGGAAGAGCTCCAgcgcccgcgctgcgccgctaaggagccgccggcggggcccaggcgtccgggagcccccccgcgggccccgccacccccccaggggacccaggcgtccgggggaccccACCCCCCCGgagacccaggcgtccgggaccctcCCTGTGGGACCCATCACCtcccgggggacccaggcgtccggggctgctCCCAGGGTACCCAGGTGTCCAGGCCTGCTCCCAGGGGCCCAAGCATCCGGGACCCTCCCTGTGGGACCCGTCACCTCccgagggacccaggtgtccggggctgctcccagggggcccaggcgtccgggggcccaggcgtccggggctgctCCCAGGGTACCCAGGTGTCCAGGCCTGCTCCCAGGGGCCCAAGCatccgggggacccaggcgtccgggaccctcCCTGTGGGACCCGTCACCTCccgagggacccaggtgtccggggctgctcccggggggcccaggcgtccgggccccgcctccccccccgccctgcggggccccggcgtccgggtgcaGGATACAGATGATGACGGGGACGGCGGCCGCCACCTTGCCGATCTCCTCGTCCGTCTGCATGATCTTCTTGATGCGCGCCTGCGGGCCACACCCTCAGGCCCCGCCCACCGGGGAGGCCACGCCCCCACAAAACCCACCCctccccgaggccccgcccccaaaCAGCCCCCCCCCAACAAACCAGCGTGTTAAAACAGACCTGGGGATGGAGAGGCAGTCctggccccgcccctgccccgccCACCCACGAGGCCCCGCCCCCAAGCAAGCCCCACCCCCCGCCAGCCTGTTAGACCAGACCTGGGGGCAGCGAGGCAGCCTTGGCCCCGCCCCTCACTGAAACCCCGCCCCAAGCCCCTCCCCCTTTTAAAGCAGGCTTGGGGTTGGcaaaagcgccctggccccgccccATCCCAAGCCCCGCCCATCCACGAGGCCCCGCCCCCAAGCAAGCCCCCTCCTTTAAACCAGGCCTGGGGGTGGGGATGGAGCTCTGACCCCGCCCCTTTCCcgaagccccgccccctcttcctggccccgcccccgggagccTCCCGAGGCGACCCTGaggggaggccccgccccgccgcaagccccgccccctccttcCACCTGAGGGGAGCCGGGATCCATTGAGGGGGGAAGCGCGGCCCTTCCACCCCCCAGCGGTTGCCATGGCgacccggcggccccggcggaagcgcggcccggcccggccccccccgcccccggtcGCCGCTCACCGGCGGGAACCGCGCgttgtatttcttcttcttgctcggcatcgccgcggcggcggccccggccccggccccggccccccccgggcggcggcggcggcggcggcggctccccccgctccccggcgcggccgctgccTCCGGCGCGGCCTGAGCCCTCCCCGCTGCGCGCCCCGCCCCTTCCGGCGCCGCGCCACGCCCCttccgcccggcgccgcgcccaCTTCCCCCTGCCGAtcaccgccggccccgccccttccgcccggcGCCTCGCCCACCTCCCCCTGTCAATCAACGCCGCACCGCTTCCGGGTTCGACGCTTCCGCGTTAGGccccgccccggggagcccaGGCTTCcgggtcccccctccccccgccccaagggcccaggcgtccgggcggcgtTTGATCGTTTATTAGGAAGCGTCAAACCGGCTCTACAcaaggccccgccccccccgggccgggcgcggggggggggtgggggccgGGAACGCCCCGGCCAAGGCActgcggtggggggggggataATGCTTGctcgggggaggaggggggagaagggggaggagcCGCCTCCCATTGGCTGGTTGGCCTCGGGGGGAGGAGCCAAGGGAGGGTGAGGCGGGGCATGCTGGGACCCCGCCCTCctcgggggggcagggggtgggaggtcccagttgctcccagttgccccccagtagctcctagtcagcccccagcaccctgcagttGCCCCCCAGTCGCTCCCAGTGCCCCCTAAGTCactcccagttgctcccagtttcccccagccaccccccaactgctcccagtgccccccagtcgcTTCCAGCTGCCCCCCAGTCACCCCCCAAcagctcccagttgccccccagtcACTCCCAGTTACCCCCCAGTCACTCCCAGTCGCCCCCTAGCCACTCCCAGTCGCTCCCAGTTGCCCCCTAGCCGCTCCCAGTCGCCCCTCAGCAGCTCCCAGTCACTCCTAACTGCCCCCCAGTTGCtcccagtgccccctagtggctccCAGTCATCTCCTAGTCGCTCCCAGTCACCCCCCGGcggctcccagtgtcccccagtcgCCCCCCAGTTGCTCCCAGTCACCCCCCAGTCGCTCCCAGTcattcccagtgcccccc
This window harbors:
- the DRAP1 gene encoding dr1-associated corepressor; translation: MPSKKKKYNARFPPARIKKIMQTDEEIGKVAAAVPVIISRALELFLESLLRKACHVTQARNAKTMTTSHLKQCIELEQQFDFLKDLVAAVPDMQGEGEEGAAEGERPPRRGRRPGAGRRNGGPGAKSKDPKQSGTDSEQEEDSEDSDSDGDEEAPPPPGRPLPFASPPAPFAPPLPPGGLPPAPGPPRGAAEEEEEEEDYDS